One Misgurnus anguillicaudatus chromosome 22, ASM2758022v2, whole genome shotgun sequence DNA segment encodes these proteins:
- the fdxacb1 gene encoding ferredoxin-fold anticodon-binding domain-containing protein 1, translating into MFKTREFLLVGEGNFSFSAALIENAGDGVVVTATCFQSEEDTNRQEGAALNIQRLRERGSIVLFEVDCTRLKEYEDIKHHLYECVIFNFPHCGRKSGVKKNRILLAKFFQSAIAVLKDNGEVHVTLCNGQGGTPCDRPIREWHNSWQVVAMAAEAGLILSEIHPFDCQMYQGYRCTGYRSQDKGFHVEGGLTHMFTRSLPYTVPEKLKMEKTIGKETVCFEISAELSEYLNRNFLGPQSHHPVKTVQELLLRELKSVWPVCTINKEFPELVTCLPETLQEYDPNLSHSEVYWIKPTHTYLFDQNDREQVNGEPMDDQLSFTGSYALRPSLLFHVQEITQNEDFSPGTLHAASGLVFQRVPISSSRSSAFHQLLLVGMFPSESHPLKCFRDSLESLLTTYGVSFEEMQTGQQFWMNSKTLSKFGRVTSLPSLASDLEGSQLIVVAINLDHLATLIFGISDWRLLWSADPRFLRQFELNPLGAFCPFSLYPPSYIHDISFWMDPDSYEELDFHAVIREATLGAVKDVVLVDRFRHPHMGHASLCYRLTYQSPDRALSYSQVLGLQSQLRKVLPMRLQVTLR; encoded by the exons GATCAATAGTTCTGTTTGAGGTGGACTGCACACGCCTGAAGGAGTATGAAGACATCAAGCATCATCTTTATGAGTGCGTAATCTTTAATTTCCCTCACTGTGGGCGTAAAAGTGGTGTGAAGAAGAATCGCATTCTGTTAGCGAAATTTTTCCAGAG TGCTATTGCAGTCTTGAAGGACAATGGGGAAGTGCATGTCACCTTGTGCAACGGGCAAGGTGGCACTCCATGTGACAGACCAATAAGAGAATGGCACAATAGCTGGCAGGTGGTTGCCATGGCAGCAGAAGCTGGACTAATTCTAAGTGAAATTCATCCTTTTGACTGTCAAATGTATCAAGGTTACAGATGTACAGGTTACAG GAGTCAAGACAAAGGTTTTCATGTAGAGGGAGGTTTGACGCACATGTTTACTCGGAGTCTCCCATACACCGTGCCAGAGAAACTGAAGATGGAGAAAACAATTGGGAAGGAGACAGTTTGTTTTGAGATTTCAGCAGAGTTGTCTGAGTATTTAAACAG GAATTTCCTTGGTCCGCAGTCACATCATCCTGTAAAAACTGTCCAAGAGTTATTGCTCAGAGAGTTAAAATCAGTTTGGCCCGTATGCACCATAAACAAGGAATTCCCAGAACTGGTAACCTGCCTACCAGAAACGCTTCAGGAATATGACCCCAATCTGTCCCACTCAGAAGTTTACTGGATTAAACCAACACATACCTATTTATTTGACCAGAATGACCGTGAGCAAGTAAACGGTGAGCCTATGGATGATCAACTGAGCTTTACTGGCAGCTATGCACTACGACCATCTCTGCTGTTTCATGTCCAGGAGATCACCCAGAATGAAGACTTCAGCCCTGGAACGCTTCATGCTGCCAGTGGTCTGGTTTTTCAAAGAGTACCCATCTCCTCGAGCCGTTCTTCTGCTTTCCACCAGCTCCTATTGGTGGGAATGTTCCCCTCAGAATCCCACCCTCTCAAGTGCTTCCGGGATTCTTTGGAGTCGCTGCTCACAACTTACGGTGTCTCCTTTGAGGAGATGCAAACAGGCCAGCAATTTTGGATGAATTCAAAGACGCTTTCAAAATTTGGACGCGTCACATCACTGCCCTCCTTAGCTTCAGACCTTGAAGGTTCACAGTTAATTGTTGTCGCAATAAACTTAGACCATTTGGCTACTCTGATCTTCGGCATCTCTGACTGGCGCTTGCTGTGGAGCGCAGACCCTCGCTTTCTCCGGCAATTTGAGCTCAATCCCCTTGGAGCTTTCTGTCCGTTTTCCCTGTACCCACCAAGCTACATACATGACATCAGTTTCTGGATGGATCCAGATAGCTATGAGGAGCTTGATTTCCACGCAGTTATACGAGAGGCTACTTTGGGCGCCGTTAAGGATGTGGTGTTAGTGGACCGCTTCAGACACCCGCACATGGGTCATGCAAGCCTCTGCTATAGGCTCACATATCAGTCACCAGACCGTGCCCTCTCATACAGCCAGGTTTTGGGATTACAGAGTCAGTTACGGAAAGTCTTACCAATGCGTTTACAAGTAACCCTACGGTGA